GCAGTTCGGATCACCGGACCGGCCGCACCGAGTTGGCGCAAAGGGGAACGGCATATCAAGGGTCGCGGTCCGCGGGATACCTACGGCTGAGCCGACCGGTCGACAGCAGCACTGCCGGTAACACTACTGCCGGTAACCGGTACGCGGTATTACACTTAACTACCTGCGGTACCGGAAGATAGCGAGTCAACGATGACAGCTGTGAGTGGTGACGCCGACGTGCGTTACATCATGTTGCACGCCCGCGACGTGCAGTTCGATTGGGCGGGCCTGCCGCTGCACTACATCCCGAACGATCCGGTGATCACCCATGCGTACAACGTGTTGCACATGTTGCTCCCGGCCGGCGAGAACTGGTTCGTCGAGACCTTCAAGCAGGCCTTGCCGCTGATCCACGACGAGCGGCTGCGGGAGGACGTGCTCGGTTTCATCGGACAGGAAGCGGTGCACGCCGGCGCGCACACCGGTGTGCTGGAGTACCTGGCCGGTAACGGGCTGGATCCGGTGCGGTTCACCGATCAGATCCACTGGATCTTCGAGAAACTGCTCGGCGACCGGCCGATCACCGGGTTGCGGAGCCAGAACTATCTGGTCGAGCGGCTGGCGATCATCGCTGCGATCGAGCACATCACCGCCTTTCTCGGGGACTGGGTACTCAACGCCGACGGTTTGGACCGGTCCGGAATCGACCCGACCATGCTCGACCTGTTGCGCTGGCACGGGGCCGAAG
Above is a genomic segment from Skermania piniformis containing:
- a CDS encoding metal-dependent hydrolase; this encodes MTAVSGDADVRYIMLHARDVQFDWAGLPLHYIPNDPVITHAYNVLHMLLPAGENWFVETFKQALPLIHDERLREDVLGFIGQEAVHAGAHTGVLEYLAGNGLDPVRFTDQIHWIFEKLLGDRPITGLRSQNYLVERLAIIAAIEHITAFLGDWVLNADGLDRSGIDPTMLDLLRWHGAEEVEHRSVAFDVLCYFDDRYVRRARAQLLVTPVIVYLWLRGVRFLMANDPAVAGLSWFRRKAHWADWLAGSARGVVPGPVELVWRMSSYFLPGYHPSREGSTVQAVQYLAGSPAARAAAR